A region from the Triticum aestivum cultivar Chinese Spring chromosome 3D, IWGSC CS RefSeq v2.1, whole genome shotgun sequence genome encodes:
- the LOC123074865 gene encoding uncharacterized protein, protein MGNCAPSRHAGESWADDGEWEEASSTSEDGDHHHASEVTIRITKRQLHELMERKTPGGRGSSTRQLLADIMDSGEVHHHDVHREEHWRPALQSIPEAVES, encoded by the coding sequence ATGGGGAACTGCGCGCCATCGCGGCACGCCGGGGAGTCGTGGGCCGACGACGGCGAGTGGGAGGAGGCGTCGTCCACGTCCGAGGACGGCGACCACCACCACGCATCGGAGGTGACGATCAGGATCACCAAGAGGCAGCTGCACGAGCTCATGGAGAGGAAGACGCCCGGCGGCCGGGGTAGCAGCACCCGGCAGCTGCTGGCGGACATCATGGACTCCGGGGAGGTGCACCACCATGACGTGCACCGGGAGGAGCACTGGAGGCCCGCGCTGCAGAGCATTCCGGAGGCCGTCGAGTCGTGA